In the Gossypium arboreum isolate Shixiya-1 chromosome 10, ASM2569848v2, whole genome shotgun sequence genome, one interval contains:
- the LOC108471777 gene encoding disease resistance protein RUN1-like translates to MPSSSSSCSMKHQVFLSFRGETRFNFTAHLLKALKDKALNVFFDEHTLEIGKKLLPALSQGIAASNLSIIVLSKDYASSKSCLAEVSDIMDRNRSEGHIVLPIFYHVDPSNVRNLGGSFKTSFEDHESKRPTDEVKRWKDAFAKVGKLKGIHIQDNKSETEYIQDIVDDVTRKLMNTAPRITSEKLVGIDDQKKMLLGLIEQADIRVIGFWGMGGIGKTTLANAVYEEVSPKFECRLFLKDVSEKIKKQGDESLRNELLSKLLDEKEICIDTPFISYPYQDRLNNKKVLLVLDDVRNPDQIDFMGVKYFGTGSKILVTSRDRQVLRNGRANHIHEVKKLNKNDSLQLFSTFAFKLLNPVVDFQDLSCKFVEYAQGSPLALKVLGSNLYTKSKKEWESEVDKLKQYVEPKISQILKSSLDGLGELEKNIFLDVACFFKGEKMDIVEKILSNYYMGAVCGIRNLADKCLLDSVDGYHISMHDMLEEIGKDIVRQKCKENPGKCSRLWFPEDVDQVLRYNQGTVSIEGIKLDMSLIDELQLCPSVFENMFNLRYIYFYKPEIGKEDWNPKLHANQVDSVSLPNKLRYLCWDYFPFKSLSSFNSKNLVVLKLRYGNMEKLWNEDDHMVCAFIFSSSKFFMEKQFII, encoded by the exons ATgccttcttcttcatcttcttgtTCAATGAAGCATCAAGTTTTCTTGAGCTTCAGAGGTGAGACCCGCTTTAACTTTACCGCTCATCTGCTCAAAGCTTTGAAAGACAAGGCACTGAATGTCTTCTTCGATGAACATACACTGGAAATAGGGAAGAAACTTTTACCAGCACTTTCGCAAGGAATTGCAGCCTCAAATCTCTCAATCATCGTTTTATCTAAAGACTATGCTTCTTCGAAATCATGCTTAGCTGAAGTTTCTGACATCATGGACCGTAATCGCTCTGAAGGACATATTGTTCTTCCCATCTTTTACCATGTCGATCCTTCCAATGTGCGGAATCTTGGTGGGAGTTTCAAAACATCCTTTGAAGACCATGAATCAAAGAGGCCCACAGATGAAGTGAAACGATGGAAAGATGCCTTCGCTAAAGTCGGGAAATTAAAAGGAATTCATATACAAGACAACAA ATCTGAAACCGAGTATATCCAGGATATAGTTGATGATGTTACAAGAAAATTGATGAATACTGCGCCTAGAATCACTTCTGAAAAATTGGTGGGAATAGATGATCAAAAAAAGATGCTTTTGGGGTTGATTGAGCAAGCGGACATCCGTGTAATAGGATTTTGGGGAATGGGTGGTATTGGCAAAACTACCCTTGCTAATGCTGTATATGAGGAAGTCTCTCCAAAGTTTGAATGTCGTTTGTTCCTTAAAGATGTTAGTGAGAAAATAAAGAAACAGGGGGATGAGTCTTTACGAAATGAACTTCTTTCCAAACTATTAGACGAAAAAGAAATTTGTATTGACACCCCTTTTATAAGCTACCCTTACCAAGACAGGCTGAATAATAAAAAAGTACTTCTTGTCCTTGATGATGTTAGGAACCCAGACCAAATAGATTTTATGGGTGTTAAATATTTTGGTACTGGAAGTAAAATTCTTGTAACATCTAGAGATAGACAAGTACTTAGAAATGGAAGAGCTAACCACATACATGAGGTGAAGAAGTTGAATAAGAACGATTCTCTTCAACTTTTTTCTACATTTGCATTTAAGTTGTTGAATCCTGTTGTTGATTTTCAAGATCTATCATGCAAGTTTGTAGAATATGCCCAAGGTAGTCCACTTGCTCTTAAAGTTTTGGGTTCTAATCTATATACGAAGTCTAAAAAAGAGTGGGAGAGCGAAGTGGATAAACTAAAGCAATATGTCGaaccaaaaatttcacagattTTGAAGAGTAGCTTAGATGGGTTGGGTGAGCTAGAGAAGAATATATTTCTTGACGTAGCATGCTTTTTTAAAGGGGAAAAAATGGATATTGTAGAAAAAATTTTAAGTAATTATTACATGGGTGCAGTTTGTGGAATAAGAAACTTAGCGGATAAGTGCCTACTTGATAGCGTAGATGGTTATCATATTTCTATGCATGATATGCTTGAGGAGATTGGTAAGGACATTGTTcgtcaaaaatgtaaagaaaacCCAGGAAAGTGCAGCAGGTTATGGTTTCCTGAAGATGTGGATCAAGTGCTCAGATATAATCAA GGGACTGTATCAATTGAAGGAATAAAGTTAGACATGTCTCTAATTGACGAGCTGCAGCTATGTCCATCTGTTTTTGAGAACATGTTTAATCTTAGATATATTTACTTCTATAAACCTGAGATTGGGAAAGAGGATTGGAATCCGAAGTTACATGCAAACCAAGTTGATAGTGTATCTCTTCCTAATAAGTTAAGGTATCTTTGTTGGGATTATTTCCCCTTCAAATCTTTATCAAGTTTTAATTCAAAGAATCTTGTCGTGTTGAAATTACGATATGGCAATATGGAAAAACTTTGGAATGAAGATGATCATATGGTATGTGCTTTTATATTTTCTTCATCTAAATTTTTTATGGAAAAACAATTTATAATTTGA